The following are from one region of the Leptospira selangorensis genome:
- a CDS encoding NADP-dependent isocitrate dehydrogenase, with translation MAKIKVKTPLVELDGDEMTRIIWKEIKDRFIHPYLDIELDYYDLGVEYRDKTDDKVTVDSANAILKYGVGVKCATITPNQDRVVEYKLKKEWKSPNGTIRSILDGTVFRKPIIVNNIPSGVRSWEKPIVVGRHAFGDLYKDTELYIPEAGKVEIVFTTKDGKEKERVTINDFDGPGVVMGQFNLDKSIYSFAEACFNYAISEKINVWFATKDTISKKYHARFRAIFDEVSTKRAAELKAAGIEYWYYLIDDAVAQIVKNPGGMLWALMNYDGDVMSDMVASGFGSLGLMTSVLVSPDGKFEYEAAHGTVTRHYRQYQKGETTSTNSVASIFAWTGALAKRGELDGTPDVVAFAQKLEKAVIDTIQAGEMTKDLVLLTTTKGPKQLDTFQFMEAIQKRL, from the coding sequence ATGGCTAAAATTAAGGTGAAAACTCCTCTCGTCGAACTCGACGGGGACGAGATGACACGTATAATTTGGAAAGAAATTAAGGATCGTTTCATTCATCCTTATCTTGATATAGAATTAGATTATTATGATCTAGGCGTAGAATATCGTGACAAAACCGACGATAAGGTTACTGTAGATTCCGCTAATGCTATTTTAAAATACGGTGTCGGCGTTAAGTGCGCTACCATCACTCCGAACCAAGACCGAGTTGTAGAATACAAACTCAAAAAAGAATGGAAGTCTCCTAACGGGACCATTCGTTCCATTTTGGACGGAACCGTTTTCCGTAAGCCGATCATCGTAAATAATATTCCTTCCGGAGTTAGATCCTGGGAAAAACCGATCGTTGTTGGTCGTCACGCATTCGGTGACCTTTACAAAGACACTGAGCTTTATATTCCAGAAGCTGGAAAAGTAGAGATCGTTTTCACAACTAAAGACGGGAAAGAAAAAGAAAGAGTTACCATTAACGATTTCGACGGACCTGGTGTTGTGATGGGACAGTTCAACTTGGACAAGTCCATTTATAGCTTCGCAGAAGCTTGTTTCAACTATGCGATCTCTGAAAAGATCAACGTATGGTTTGCGACTAAAGATACTATTTCTAAAAAATACCATGCTCGTTTCCGTGCGATCTTCGACGAAGTTTCCACTAAAAGAGCTGCAGAACTAAAAGCTGCAGGAATCGAATACTGGTACTACTTAATCGATGACGCTGTTGCTCAGATCGTTAAGAACCCGGGCGGAATGCTTTGGGCTCTAATGAACTATGATGGAGACGTGATGTCCGATATGGTGGCTTCCGGATTCGGATCATTAGGACTAATGACTTCTGTTCTTGTTTCTCCGGACGGAAAATTCGAATACGAAGCGGCTCACGGAACTGTGACTCGTCACTACCGTCAGTATCAAAAAGGAGAAACCACTTCTACCAACTCTGTAGCTTCTATCTTCGCATGGACCGGAGCTTTGGCTAAGAGGGGGGAATTGGATGGAACTCCTGACGTGGTTGCTTTCGCTCAAAAATTGGAGAAGGCGGTAATCGACACTATCCAAGCGGGAGAGATGACCAAGGACTTAGTCCTACTTACCACAACCAAAGGCCCGAAACAATTGGATACCTTCCAGTTTATGGAGGCTATCCAAAAACGCCTTTAG
- a CDS encoding response regulator: MNANQEIPYQGDLKEGAGLPSEKFKILIVDTSKVILEIISSEFSSSLFEVKKVSLMEEAAQLARENKFDLITLGIHLEGGTGFDLCREIRSKTKKEKFASSGARIIFVTSDFTEENRMIAHNAGADGFIEKTQELSSFQSTIEEIIKDLIKEKKEPSQKNPSLAKRKVLIIDDSELNLVLFRRLLESKGAEVQTAISGKHALQILEENPQDFQAIFTDMYMPGMNGNELCSIVQKNPTFSQIRLGITSAAEESSFTRDKIPSGVELFSKPYDMQEICNFLK, from the coding sequence ATGAACGCAAACCAGGAAATACCATACCAAGGCGACCTAAAAGAGGGTGCCGGTTTGCCTTCTGAAAAGTTTAAAATATTAATCGTAGATACGAGCAAGGTCATACTTGAAATTATCTCCTCCGAGTTCTCCTCATCCTTATTCGAGGTTAAAAAAGTATCTCTTATGGAAGAAGCAGCGCAACTTGCCAGAGAGAACAAATTCGATCTAATCACTTTGGGGATCCATTTAGAAGGTGGAACAGGCTTTGATCTTTGCAGGGAGATCAGAAGTAAAACTAAGAAGGAAAAATTCGCATCATCCGGAGCTAGGATCATATTCGTTACCTCTGATTTTACGGAAGAAAATAGGATGATCGCTCATAACGCGGGAGCAGACGGTTTTATAGAAAAAACCCAAGAGTTGAGTTCTTTTCAATCCACGATAGAGGAGATCATAAAAGATCTAATAAAAGAGAAAAAGGAACCTTCTCAAAAGAACCCTAGTTTAGCAAAAAGGAAAGTGCTCATTATAGATGATTCCGAACTAAACCTAGTATTATTCAGAAGATTATTGGAATCAAAAGGTGCAGAAGTCCAAACCGCAATTTCCGGAAAACATGCACTCCAAATTTTGGAAGAAAATCCTCAGGATTTCCAAGCGATCTTTACTGATATGTACATGCCTGGAATGAATGGGAATGAACTCTGTAGTATCGTTCAAAAGAACCCAACATTTTCTCAAATAAGATTAGGGATTACTTCTGCGGCAGAAGAATCTTCTTTTACTCGGGACAAGATCCCAAGTGGTGTGGAATTATTTTCTAAACCGTACGATATGCAAGAGATCTGTAATTTTTTGAAATAA
- the mazG gene encoding nucleoside triphosphate pyrophosphohydrolase yields the protein MKAPDPKDYQNSMAFLQDITSKLRSPEGCPWDREQTHSTLVPYLIEESQEVVEAILKGNDEHTKEELGDLLFQVVLHSQIASERGVFGLEEVAKDVAEKLVLRHPHVFDPETKDISSADEVVANWDLFKEKEKQLRQKTSKPKSILSEVPETFPSLLKAEKFQKKAAKVGFDWEDIKGVEEKLNEELQEFLDEIRGISDPSSNQIRIEEELGDLLFTIVNLARKLGVSAESSLTRTNIKFKHRIEYIEARLGESDRKFSETPLDELEKLWNQAKNGLQKQTQNPLEEKQVQVSELIRGLSSFIIWKQIPETDWPKTYSFSYKSNEYSLVFSAFGSMTVLPSADPWGRKAQPIFYLNLSEKNPGTWEDLSGNSYKTQEDIYEAILVSIQEYHKAISDKEE from the coding sequence ATGAAAGCTCCCGATCCGAAAGACTATCAAAACTCGATGGCATTTCTCCAAGACATAACTTCTAAACTTAGAAGTCCGGAAGGTTGTCCTTGGGATAGAGAGCAAACACATTCTACCTTAGTCCCTTATCTAATCGAAGAATCCCAGGAAGTGGTAGAAGCAATACTCAAAGGGAACGACGAGCATACTAAGGAAGAATTGGGAGATTTATTATTCCAAGTGGTCCTTCATTCTCAAATCGCATCTGAAAGAGGTGTATTCGGTTTAGAAGAAGTGGCCAAAGACGTAGCGGAAAAACTTGTGCTACGACATCCTCATGTATTCGATCCTGAAACAAAAGATATCTCTTCCGCAGACGAGGTGGTTGCAAATTGGGATCTGTTTAAAGAGAAAGAAAAACAACTCAGGCAAAAAACTTCCAAACCTAAATCCATTTTATCCGAAGTCCCGGAAACATTCCCTTCACTATTAAAGGCGGAAAAATTCCAGAAGAAGGCGGCCAAAGTAGGTTTTGATTGGGAAGATATAAAAGGTGTAGAAGAAAAACTGAATGAAGAATTGCAGGAGTTCCTAGACGAGATCAGAGGAATTTCGGATCCTTCTTCCAATCAAATCAGAATAGAAGAAGAATTGGGAGATCTACTTTTTACGATAGTTAATCTTGCAAGAAAGCTAGGAGTTTCTGCGGAATCATCTCTTACTCGAACTAATATAAAGTTTAAACATAGAATAGAATATATAGAAGCTCGACTCGGAGAATCGGATCGTAAGTTTTCTGAAACTCCTTTAGATGAGTTGGAAAAACTCTGGAACCAAGCAAAGAACGGGCTCCAAAAACAAACCCAAAACCCATTGGAAGAAAAGCAGGTCCAGGTATCAGAACTGATCCGTGGACTTTCTTCTTTTATCATCTGGAAACAAATCCCTGAAACAGATTGGCCTAAAACTTATAGTTTTTCCTACAAATCAAATGAGTATTCTTTAGTATTCTCGGCATTCGGGTCTATGACAGTATTACCAAGTGCAGATCCCTGGGGCAGAAAGGCGCAACCGATCTTCTACCTAAATCTATCTGAAAAGAATCCTGGAACTTGGGAAGATTTGTCTGGAAATTCCTATAAAACTCAGGAAGATATTTACGAGGCAATCTTAGTGTCGATACAAGAGTATCATAAGGCAATTTCAGATAAAGAAGAGTGA
- a CDS encoding DUF6580 family putative transport protein, giving the protein MSLSKNLVAFALLVFAVLSRFLPHLPNFTPVLAISIFAGVYFSNRWLAIALPLGIMLISDLVIGLHDMIPVIYGLFVVYAIVGMKIKDRLGLGSLAIAGLAGSVSFFVITNFFVWLTSGMYTLNTQGLVECYIAAIPFFKYSLLGDFTYVSVLFGSYYLLEKNGFVASTQAA; this is encoded by the coding sequence ATGTCACTATCTAAAAATTTGGTAGCTTTCGCATTACTTGTATTTGCGGTTCTCAGTCGTTTTCTTCCTCACTTACCGAACTTCACTCCGGTTTTGGCGATTTCTATTTTCGCTGGGGTTTATTTCTCTAACCGTTGGTTAGCGATCGCTCTTCCTTTGGGAATTATGCTGATCAGCGACCTAGTGATCGGTCTTCACGATATGATCCCAGTGATTTACGGATTGTTCGTTGTGTATGCGATCGTAGGAATGAAGATCAAAGATCGTTTAGGTCTTGGATCTTTGGCGATTGCCGGTCTTGCAGGTTCTGTTTCATTCTTCGTGATCACCAACTTCTTCGTTTGGTTAACTTCCGGAATGTATACTTTGAACACACAAGGATTAGTAGAATGTTATATTGCTGCGATTCCTTTCTTCAAATACAGCCTACTCGGAGATTTTACTTATGTTTCCGTTCTGTTCGGTTCCTATTATCTATTGGAAAAGAACGGATTTGTAGCTTCTACCCAAGCAGCTTAA
- a CDS encoding LA_2444/LA_4059 family outer membrane protein gives MQTFLKLSASLFLGIFLFVSGPIYSQGKLPDPDALEKEADELEYQAGKSQVQAERRRLALLAAEKRKQAVDIRNELHDQELSKPYSRPTLDIQFAALQSTWESEVLARQKNIGVNNYNTILSTVGAYQNAQTTAAGAGVNPNLLNDSITSYSSPQGNTKTAFPIKLSYLNTAKTFGIEFNYLDLKIRPSYTTVDTASVLSALAPVQYHSVQYRRLDYSLNFAWYMQTATGRIGVAVGARNLDITSSEYGVIPGNYGFGKSEEKAGGLGPQIGVRIFKNFNASLLGHFKADYFRTLGHYNRNTQGVLNGITGPYILDTAPPGGLKENLLSRTGYEIDFGLSLLRSRWLKYTLGFQYTELISKVSGYNYNANVFPGAPGDALFLNQVSKPLDQFSTGSALRKEVHDKFYGIYLSLTLTI, from the coding sequence TTGCAGACTTTCCTGAAACTTTCCGCATCCTTATTCTTAGGCATTTTTTTATTTGTCTCCGGCCCTATATATTCCCAGGGCAAATTACCAGATCCGGATGCCTTGGAAAAAGAAGCAGACGAGTTGGAATACCAAGCCGGTAAATCCCAGGTCCAAGCCGAGAGAAGAAGGCTTGCATTACTCGCCGCAGAAAAGAGAAAGCAAGCGGTTGATATCCGAAACGAACTTCATGACCAAGAATTATCCAAACCTTATAGCAGGCCTACCTTAGATATCCAATTCGCAGCATTACAATCCACTTGGGAATCCGAGGTATTAGCCAGACAAAAAAATATCGGGGTCAACAACTACAACACAATCCTGTCTACGGTAGGCGCTTATCAAAATGCACAAACCACTGCAGCAGGTGCAGGAGTAAATCCGAACCTTCTAAATGATAGCATCACTAGTTATTCCAGCCCCCAAGGGAATACTAAGACTGCGTTTCCGATCAAACTTTCTTATCTGAATACAGCCAAAACTTTCGGAATAGAATTCAATTATTTAGATCTAAAAATCAGACCTTCTTACACAACTGTAGACACCGCTTCCGTATTATCCGCACTTGCCCCTGTTCAATATCATTCCGTTCAATACAGAAGATTAGATTATTCTTTGAACTTTGCTTGGTATATGCAAACCGCAACCGGAAGGATCGGCGTAGCAGTAGGAGCAAGAAACTTAGATATCACATCCAGTGAATACGGAGTAATCCCGGGAAATTATGGATTTGGAAAATCAGAAGAAAAGGCGGGAGGATTAGGTCCTCAGATCGGAGTACGGATCTTTAAAAATTTCAACGCATCCTTGTTGGGACATTTTAAAGCGGATTATTTCAGGACCTTAGGACATTATAATAGGAACACTCAAGGAGTGTTGAACGGGATCACTGGACCCTATATTCTAGACACTGCTCCTCCAGGTGGACTGAAAGAGAACTTGCTCAGTAGAACCGGATACGAAATCGATTTTGGTCTTTCTCTACTCAGAAGCCGTTGGCTAAAATATACTTTAGGATTCCAATACACCGAATTGATTTCTAAAGTTTCCGGTTATAATTATAACGCGAATGTTTTTCCCGGGGCACCAGGCGATGCTCTGTTTCTAAATCAGGTTTCCAAACCTTTAGATCAGTTCTCTACAGGCTCAGCCTTACGAAAAGAAGTGCATGATAAATTCTACGGAATTTATTTAAGTTTAACTTTGACTATCTAA
- a CDS encoding cation transporter dimerization domain-containing protein, translating to MPFDFSDEYKETVQNILSDRFSQVSKIYDLKARSKGERKFLEFRLEFKKDIHPLEYPKILESLLDDLKQEFPYTEIIIYPNQG from the coding sequence ATGCCTTTCGATTTTTCGGATGAATACAAAGAGACCGTCCAAAATATTCTCTCGGATCGGTTCTCCCAGGTTTCTAAGATCTATGATCTAAAAGCCAGATCCAAGGGAGAAAGGAAATTTCTTGAGTTCAGATTGGAATTTAAAAAGGACATTCATCCTTTGGAGTATCCTAAGATCTTGGAATCTTTACTAGACGATCTAAAACAAGAATTCCCTTATACAGAGATCATTATTTATCCCAACCAAGGATAG
- a CDS encoding TIGR00730 family Rossman fold protein, whose amino-acid sequence MTQMKPAICVFCGSRPGKEPRYLQAAVFLGHLMASEGIGLVYGGATSGLMGAVADSVLEKGGSVIGVLPEFLSSKEIAHKEITELILVPTMHERKLLMYEKSIAFIALPGGIGTLEELVEVTSWNQLGVLSKPIGILNVNGFFDPLLQQLDHMVEEGFLDSQTREWLEVSADPEELFEKIIKRSRI is encoded by the coding sequence CTGACCCAGATGAAACCAGCCATTTGTGTATTCTGCGGTTCCAGACCTGGAAAGGAACCTCGTTATCTCCAAGCCGCAGTATTCTTAGGTCATCTAATGGCCTCCGAAGGAATAGGGCTGGTGTATGGAGGAGCTACCTCCGGATTGATGGGAGCGGTTGCCGATTCTGTTTTAGAAAAAGGCGGGTCCGTAATCGGCGTACTTCCCGAGTTTCTTTCCAGCAAAGAGATCGCTCATAAAGAAATCACGGAACTGATCTTAGTCCCAACCATGCACGAAAGAAAACTTCTCATGTACGAAAAGTCCATAGCGTTTATCGCTTTGCCGGGTGGGATCGGAACCTTAGAAGAATTGGTAGAAGTTACTTCTTGGAATCAACTTGGAGTTCTTTCCAAACCGATCGGAATATTGAATGTAAACGGATTTTTTGATCCACTATTACAACAATTAGATCATATGGTAGAAGAAGGTTTCTTAGATTCTCAAACAAGAGAATGGTTAGAAGTTAGCGCGGATCCCGAAGAACTTTTTGAAAAGATCATCAAAAGAAGTAGGATCTAG
- a CDS encoding ankyrin repeat domain-containing protein has translation MDWNDLFRAVKTGNNGTLRALLSEAATRDGFAEEFPELRDSYGCGLLYWAIKEGNKEATNLLVEYGSDPNETSSRGETALLLALESENTELTTILLDYGADPELRDMDGNTPLTRAISSGTLELVEILFDLPNHPPDIESRNGEGYSPLLLAVDMGHLEIAEYLVSKGADPKKKNSEGRTILHLTALHNDYEILDLFSENKEVRSLMENKDQDGNTPLLLSALYDSVECLERLLNLGADPLAKNLSGKTAKEEADRMKFHHTLKVINKATLTLLFRASSEGKTETVEKILSNGYEAEVRDMLGRTPLLLAVKSGKTDLIELLVKNGASPYSTDKEGNSPLALAEASESPALHQIFKQFLNPEEGK, from the coding sequence GTGGACTGGAACGATCTTTTTCGGGCAGTAAAAACAGGTAACAACGGAACACTTCGCGCCTTATTGTCTGAGGCAGCGACAAGAGATGGTTTCGCAGAAGAATTTCCTGAACTCAGAGATTCTTACGGCTGCGGACTTTTGTACTGGGCCATCAAAGAAGGAAATAAAGAAGCCACAAATCTTTTAGTAGAGTACGGTTCCGATCCGAACGAGACAAGCTCCAGAGGAGAAACTGCGCTACTTCTCGCATTAGAATCTGAGAATACGGAACTCACCACTATACTCTTGGATTATGGTGCAGATCCTGAACTCAGAGATATGGATGGAAACACTCCATTAACAAGAGCGATCAGTTCCGGGACACTAGAATTGGTAGAGATCTTATTCGATCTACCAAATCATCCACCTGATATAGAATCCAGAAATGGAGAAGGTTATTCTCCTCTTCTACTCGCGGTGGACATGGGCCATTTAGAGATCGCGGAATATCTGGTTTCAAAAGGTGCAGATCCTAAAAAGAAAAACTCCGAAGGCCGGACAATTCTTCACCTCACCGCATTACATAATGATTATGAGATATTAGATCTATTCTCAGAGAACAAAGAAGTACGTTCTTTAATGGAGAATAAGGACCAAGACGGAAATACTCCTCTTCTTCTTTCCGCTTTATATGATAGTGTAGAATGCCTGGAAAGATTACTGAATCTTGGCGCCGATCCTTTGGCCAAAAATCTAAGCGGTAAAACTGCTAAAGAAGAAGCTGATAGAATGAAATTCCATCATACTTTAAAAGTCATAAATAAGGCCACGCTCACTTTATTGTTCAGAGCTTCTTCCGAAGGAAAAACGGAAACAGTGGAAAAAATCCTAAGCAATGGTTACGAAGCAGAAGTCCGTGATATGCTCGGTCGCACTCCATTACTCCTCGCTGTAAAATCAGGAAAAACGGATCTGATCGAATTATTAGTGAAAAATGGAGCTTCTCCTTATTCTACGGATAAGGAAGGAAACTCTCCTTTAGCTCTTGCAGAAGCTTCTGAAAGCCCTGCTCTACATCAGATATTTAAGCAATTCCTGAATCCGGAAGAAGGAAAATAA
- a CDS encoding AEC family transporter, producing MSNFIVIGLCFLFGILIRSKGKFPADSHKVINSFIISVSLPCMEFGPLRHASLDGNFLTFAAMPWVLFGFGFLFFSFFGKLLDWKESTIVCLCLSAGLGNTSFLGIPLIESYYSKEGLPTVLIIDQLGTFLTLAIPGTYLGTKVRHALQSPETKSSLWKTLFTFPPFIALLVSLASRPISVPPELESAISKIGDTLIPLALFSVGYQLPGTIRINSEEPNAENPKRESDDSFRIRVPLLFGLIFKLIIGPILVWLCFGTFFHYSEKNIGENFLRNFKILIMESAMAPMITGSLLAAEWGLSPRLAVSLVGIGIPLSFLTTLGLYYLLENLAWTGTIFFGQ from the coding sequence ATGTCTAATTTTATCGTAATCGGACTTTGTTTTCTGTTCGGGATACTCATTCGAAGCAAAGGAAAGTTTCCTGCCGATTCACATAAAGTTATCAATTCGTTTATCATCAGCGTTTCCCTTCCTTGTATGGAGTTCGGACCTCTGCGTCATGCTTCTCTGGATGGGAACTTCTTAACATTCGCAGCAATGCCTTGGGTGCTTTTTGGATTCGGATTTTTATTTTTCAGCTTTTTCGGAAAACTACTGGATTGGAAAGAAAGTACAATCGTATGTCTTTGTCTTTCCGCCGGTCTCGGAAACACTTCCTTTTTGGGAATTCCACTAATAGAATCCTATTACTCGAAAGAGGGACTTCCTACAGTTCTGATCATAGACCAACTTGGGACATTTCTAACTCTTGCTATTCCTGGAACTTATTTAGGAACGAAGGTAAGGCATGCACTCCAATCCCCGGAAACCAAGTCCTCTCTTTGGAAAACATTATTCACGTTTCCTCCATTTATAGCATTACTGGTTTCTCTGGCTTCTCGTCCTATTTCGGTTCCACCGGAACTTGAATCCGCAATCTCAAAGATAGGAGATACCCTCATCCCGCTTGCTCTTTTTTCAGTCGGATACCAACTTCCTGGGACCATTCGGATCAATTCCGAAGAACCAAATGCCGAAAATCCCAAGAGGGAATCAGACGATTCTTTTAGGATAAGAGTTCCTTTGTTATTCGGCTTAATATTTAAACTTATAATCGGCCCTATCTTAGTCTGGCTTTGTTTCGGAACATTCTTCCATTATTCGGAGAAGAATATAGGCGAAAATTTTCTTAGAAACTTTAAGATCCTAATCATGGAATCTGCAATGGCTCCCATGATCACGGGAAGTCTTCTCGCTGCAGAATGGGGACTTTCACCTAGATTAGCTGTTTCCCTAGTCGGAATTGGAATACCGCTTTCTTTTCTAACGACCTTAGGATTGTATTACCTCCTGGAGAATCTGGCGTGGACTGGAACGATCTTTTTCGGGCAGTAA
- a CDS encoding M23 family metallopeptidase: MIRSFATFILFIWFCPVFADTNQNCDKKNICSSIETENDETSVYLQAKNLIPGTHITVYTAIEGPNIETEPQSPISFVLNDSDKKKVLTFKKKENTEAPVSVAVLAVAYYGDLSAKHDETYVYTLPYEGKSWISIGYNSGEEHKGGGAYSLDFVLPEGTPLLAARDGIVVETEDKFTEGRRDPKLIDKANRIVIEHSDGTVAIYGHLKPKGVLVKPGDKVVAGQKIGLSGNTGFSTGPHLHFEVYKPEENRKKKSFATLFKTESEEKEYLSEENAYWTPDGKTPPGFPITNIEEFCISHSIPDPDKPFSCSDKIQTKRKFYLSIPIYKSGPYTFKGEFISLKTKKVSFTFQEKIPGGINFEAWEIQPVLSAGKYKIKFYLEEKEIGERSLQILP, from the coding sequence ATGATCCGAAGTTTTGCGACATTTATTTTATTCATTTGGTTTTGCCCGGTATTTGCGGATACCAACCAAAACTGTGATAAAAAAAATATCTGTTCTTCGATCGAAACGGAGAACGACGAAACTTCAGTTTATCTCCAAGCTAAAAATCTAATCCCAGGGACCCATATCACTGTATATACTGCAATCGAAGGTCCTAATATAGAAACGGAACCTCAAAGCCCGATCTCTTTTGTATTAAACGATTCGGATAAGAAGAAGGTACTGACATTCAAAAAGAAAGAGAACACGGAAGCTCCTGTCTCGGTAGCAGTATTGGCAGTGGCCTATTACGGAGACTTATCCGCAAAACATGACGAAACTTATGTATATACTCTTCCTTACGAAGGAAAGTCTTGGATCTCCATTGGTTATAATAGCGGAGAAGAACATAAAGGTGGAGGAGCCTATTCACTGGACTTTGTACTTCCGGAAGGAACTCCACTTTTAGCAGCCAGAGATGGGATCGTAGTAGAAACGGAAGATAAATTTACGGAAGGAAGAAGGGACCCTAAACTCATCGATAAAGCAAATCGTATCGTAATAGAACATTCGGACGGAACAGTAGCGATCTACGGACATCTAAAACCCAAAGGTGTACTGGTAAAGCCTGGAGATAAGGTTGTCGCGGGACAAAAAATTGGACTCTCCGGAAATACAGGATTCAGCACCGGACCCCATCTACATTTCGAAGTTTATAAGCCGGAAGAGAATCGTAAGAAAAAAAGTTTTGCTACATTATTCAAAACCGAATCGGAAGAAAAAGAATATCTGAGTGAGGAAAATGCTTACTGGACTCCGGACGGAAAAACTCCTCCAGGATTTCCGATCACAAATATAGAAGAATTTTGTATCAGCCATTCTATTCCGGATCCTGACAAACCTTTTTCCTGTTCCGATAAGATCCAAACAAAACGTAAGTTTTATCTTTCTATCCCGATCTACAAATCAGGGCCTTATACTTTTAAGGGGGAATTCATTTCTTTAAAAACAAAAAAAGTAAGTTTTACTTTTCAGGAAAAAATCCCTGGCGGGATCAACTTTGAAGCCTGGGAAATTCAACCTGTCCTGAGCGCCGGGAAGTATAAGATCAAATTTTATCTAGAAGAAAAAGAGATCGGGGAAAGATCATTACAAATCCTTCCTTGA
- a CDS encoding DUF2889 domain-containing protein yields MALSQLKQKIRYKDCGFQRRYESRYYWFPEESPPSCLIEVSQRDPYHDMTLYMLVNLATMKIMDLDVEEDRVPYETCPHAIKTYSYLIGEDISYNKIMRKFPEDKTMGCLHINELLQNAAQSFSSAYAFFLKERNFPAEWDEYRMYQGNLDPKSRREIGRHWWMKDKGVRNSCYSFSDRHETPDLKQQVKPLDSITSLMVKEFRNARGAG; encoded by the coding sequence ATGGCGCTTTCCCAATTAAAACAAAAGATCAGATACAAAGACTGCGGTTTCCAGCGTAGGTACGAAAGTAGATACTATTGGTTTCCGGAAGAAAGTCCTCCTAGCTGCCTGATAGAAGTCAGCCAAAGAGATCCTTATCATGACATGACTTTGTACATGTTAGTGAACTTAGCCACAATGAAAATTATGGACTTAGATGTGGAGGAGGACAGGGTTCCTTATGAAACCTGCCCTCATGCGATCAAAACGTATTCTTACCTGATCGGAGAAGATATATCGTATAATAAAATTATGAGAAAATTTCCCGAAGATAAAACGATGGGTTGTCTTCATATAAATGAACTTCTACAAAATGCCGCCCAAAGTTTTTCTTCTGCGTATGCGTTCTTTTTAAAGGAAAGAAATTTCCCGGCGGAATGGGACGAGTATAGAATGTACCAAGGCAACTTAGATCCGAAATCCAGAAGAGAGATCGGAAGGCATTGGTGGATGAAAGACAAGGGTGTTCGAAATTCTTGTTATAGTTTCTCTGACAGACATGAAACTCCCGACTTGAAACAGCAGGTGAAACCTCTTGACAGTATCACTTCTTTAATGGTAAAAGAATTCCGCAACGCCAGAGGAGCAGGATGA
- a CDS encoding SDR family oxidoreductase, with translation MESFFQDKVFLVTGASSGIGRALAIELEKEGAYVGVIARRKEALKDLKNSASNPDKIFVMQADVMSESDLKKAVEEFRKKFKRVDGFIHNAGISMRGTAAETDLKIFRAIMDTNYFPLVLLYRLLESDLRQSEGHVIAVSSIQGKYATQLRSGYAASKHAMQGFMDSIRLENLKTGIHVMSVCPGFVKTEISIKALGGDGTPHGIMDEGQKNGLDPEVVAKKILKGIEKRKREIIPSKLKEKFGYLLSRISPKTLDKILVRVRIS, from the coding sequence ATGGAGTCTTTTTTTCAGGATAAGGTTTTTTTAGTCACGGGAGCAAGCTCAGGGATAGGCAGAGCTTTAGCTATTGAGTTGGAAAAGGAAGGAGCCTATGTGGGCGTGATCGCTCGCAGAAAAGAGGCTTTAAAGGATCTGAAAAATTCGGCTTCCAATCCGGATAAAATTTTCGTTATGCAAGCGGATGTAATGTCTGAATCCGATCTGAAAAAGGCGGTCGAAGAATTTCGAAAAAAATTCAAGAGAGTAGACGGCTTCATTCATAATGCCGGAATTTCCATGAGAGGAACCGCGGCAGAAACGGATCTGAAAATTTTCAGAGCAATTATGGACACGAATTATTTTCCCTTGGTCTTATTGTATCGTTTACTTGAATCAGATCTTCGTCAAAGTGAAGGACATGTGATCGCCGTATCTTCTATACAGGGAAAGTACGCTACTCAATTAAGATCCGGATATGCAGCAAGCAAACATGCGATGCAAGGATTTATGGACAGTATCCGTTTGGAAAACCTGAAAACCGGGATCCATGTTATGAGTGTTTGCCCTGGTTTTGTAAAAACGGAAATTTCAATTAAGGCATTAGGAGGAGATGGAACTCCTCATGGGATTATGGATGAAGGTCAGAAAAATGGATTAGATCCTGAGGTAGTGGCCAAAAAGATCTTAAAAGGAATTGAGAAAAGAAAGCGAGAGATCATTCCTTCTAAGTTGAAGGAGAAATTCGGTTATCTACTAAGTAGGATCTCTCCTAAAACTTTGGATAAAATTTTAGTTAGAGTTAGGATTTCTTAA